A stretch of Longimicrobium terrae DNA encodes these proteins:
- a CDS encoding ParA family protein, protein MAAVVSVINLKGGVGKTTTTVAVAQMLAGPFGRRVLVVDLDPQTNATVMLMGERAWAAQNAAGLTVAHLFRDALSGGGRFDLRRAILPGVGGVGEVDGLALLPSSLELIEIQEQLSSMPRGEFYAANPVEILRHALQPVLHEFDWVLVDCPPSLGIVTFNGLRMSRGYVMPTIPDVLSTYGVPQIMRRVRMFGDAFDTRIEPLGIVVNKYRAQSTVHNAQLHALVAASPAPIFRTIVPESNDVAGAAEFRPVSTLRQKWGARTYEAYRDLTAEILQRVEYGA, encoded by the coding sequence ATGGCGGCGGTGGTTTCCGTGATCAACCTCAAGGGGGGCGTGGGCAAGACCACCACGACCGTCGCGGTGGCGCAGATGCTTGCCGGCCCGTTCGGCCGGCGGGTGCTGGTGGTGGACCTGGACCCGCAGACCAACGCCACCGTCATGCTGATGGGCGAACGGGCATGGGCGGCGCAGAACGCGGCCGGGCTCACCGTCGCGCACCTGTTTCGCGACGCGCTCTCCGGCGGCGGCCGCTTCGATCTGCGGCGCGCCATTCTGCCGGGCGTGGGCGGCGTGGGCGAGGTGGACGGGCTGGCGTTGCTCCCCAGTAGCCTGGAGCTGATCGAGATCCAGGAACAGCTTTCCAGCATGCCGCGCGGCGAGTTCTACGCGGCCAACCCGGTGGAGATTCTGCGCCACGCCTTGCAGCCCGTGCTGCACGAGTTCGACTGGGTGCTGGTGGACTGCCCGCCCAGCCTGGGGATCGTGACCTTCAACGGCCTGCGCATGTCGCGCGGATACGTGATGCCCACCATCCCCGACGTGCTCTCCACCTACGGCGTGCCCCAGATCATGCGGCGGGTGCGGATGTTCGGCGACGCGTTCGACACGCGCATCGAGCCGCTGGGCATCGTGGTGAACAAGTACCGCGCGCAATCCACCGTGCACAACGCGCAGCTGCATGCGCTGGTGGCGGCCTCCCCCGCCCCGATCTTCCGCACCATCGTCCCCGAAAGCAACGATGTCGCGGGCGCGGCGGAGTTCCGCCCCGTCAGCACGCTCCGGCAGAAGTGGGGCGCGCGGACGTACGAGGCGTACCGCGATCTCACGGCGGAAATCCTTCAGCGCGTGGAGTACGGCGCATGA
- a CDS encoding BlaI/MecI/CopY family transcriptional regulator has product MNRSELSRRERQIMDIVFRRGRATAADVLDDLPDPPTYSAVRAALRLLEEKGLLAHEMDGKRFVYLPTTPQGQARSSALKHLVRTFFNGSPEQVVNALIEDARPSAAELDRLAKLIDDARRNEEGK; this is encoded by the coding sequence CTGAACCGATCCGAACTGAGCCGCCGCGAGCGCCAGATCATGGACATCGTGTTCCGCCGGGGGCGGGCGACCGCCGCGGACGTGCTGGACGATCTTCCGGATCCGCCCACGTATTCCGCCGTGCGCGCCGCGCTGCGCCTGCTGGAGGAAAAGGGCCTGCTTGCGCACGAGATGGACGGCAAGCGGTTCGTCTATCTGCCCACCACGCCCCAAGGGCAGGCACGCAGCAGCGCGCTCAAGCACCTGGTTCGCACGTTCTTCAACGGCAGCCCCGAGCAGGTGGTGAACGCGCTGATCGAGGACGCGCGCCCTTCCGCCGCGGAACTGGACCGGCTGGCCAAGCTGATCGACGACGCACGGCGGAACGAGGAAGGCAAATGA
- a CDS encoding M56 family metallopeptidase — translation MSTILNPALFAAVADAAVRGTVILLAALAATALMRRSSASARHMVWLAALTAVLLLPIARSIVPEWRVLPLPAAATVMPGVESAAPGTRRDLSTATAPGAEPVNAAVPTPAPTMAERLADVDWSRAAVLLWAVGSALVLVRLLAGVARLLWIERRATELTDDEWVRLTDGLSRRLRLGRIVRLLREPAATVPMTWGVFHPVVLLPAESEQWPDERRRVVLAHELAHVRRWDALTQWVAHLALALFWFNPLVWIAVRRLRQEREHACDDAVLEIGTRAADYASHLLDIVRSLGSGPSAAAGLAMARRSQFEGRLLAILDGAVRRNAASRAAALATAAAALACLLPLAALRPAAAATEVAQLPSVPAPASDSVTIVETTTITEQSVDEAGPAAMDEIGERDRLVASARRGDPGQYADIIRAAAGISSATDRRLVLAAVLERPDLSRDNLGAIIQATRTMDSDAERRLVLAAAVRHPVFRASSTVLPAFVDALGWMRAPLEARLVATSAFAARPWSPASQVALLRAVGRTESDTERRIMLTAAAQHQRMDEQARAAYIAAAGGIRSQTERRLALNELTVQRVPAVAANPPRSTPAPRAPEPVTETRRSGGLAQWDGEMHLELSGDSLPRVVRITAEKVFFGAERWDIQRIGAGGRLVVEERVDGQLRRVRAVAGTDGRPAFTYTVDGQSRPFNQASRGWMNALIREFTTS, via the coding sequence ATGAGCACGATCCTGAATCCCGCCCTGTTCGCCGCCGTTGCCGACGCGGCGGTCCGAGGCACCGTCATTCTGCTGGCCGCGCTGGCCGCGACCGCGCTGATGCGCCGGTCCTCCGCCTCCGCACGGCACATGGTGTGGCTGGCGGCGCTGACCGCCGTGCTGCTGCTCCCCATCGCGCGATCCATCGTTCCCGAGTGGCGCGTGCTGCCGCTGCCCGCCGCCGCCACGGTGATGCCCGGAGTGGAATCCGCCGCTCCCGGGACGCGGCGTGATCTCTCGACTGCGACTGCTCCCGGGGCGGAGCCGGTGAACGCAGCCGTCCCCACGCCCGCGCCGACGATGGCGGAGCGGCTGGCGGACGTGGACTGGTCGCGCGCGGCGGTGCTGTTGTGGGCCGTGGGATCGGCGCTGGTGCTCGTGCGGCTGCTGGCGGGAGTTGCGCGGCTGCTGTGGATCGAGCGGCGCGCCACGGAGCTGACGGACGACGAGTGGGTGCGGCTGACGGACGGGCTTTCGCGCCGGCTGCGGCTGGGGCGCATCGTTCGCCTGCTGCGCGAGCCCGCCGCCACGGTGCCGATGACGTGGGGCGTCTTTCATCCCGTGGTGCTGCTGCCAGCGGAGTCCGAGCAGTGGCCCGACGAGCGGCGCCGCGTGGTGCTGGCGCACGAACTGGCCCACGTCCGCCGCTGGGACGCGCTTACGCAGTGGGTGGCGCACCTGGCGCTGGCGCTGTTCTGGTTCAATCCGCTGGTGTGGATCGCCGTGCGGCGCCTGCGGCAGGAGCGCGAGCACGCCTGCGACGACGCCGTGCTCGAGATCGGCACGCGCGCGGCGGATTACGCGAGTCATCTGCTGGACATCGTCCGCTCGCTCGGCTCCGGGCCCTCTGCGGCGGCCGGCCTGGCGATGGCGCGGCGCAGCCAGTTCGAGGGCCGCCTTCTCGCCATCCTGGACGGCGCCGTCCGCCGCAACGCGGCCAGCCGCGCCGCCGCGCTGGCCACCGCCGCCGCGGCGCTGGCCTGCCTGCTCCCCTTGGCCGCGCTCCGTCCCGCCGCCGCCGCGACGGAGGTCGCCCAGTTGCCCTCCGTGCCCGCGCCCGCGTCAGACAGCGTGACCATCGTGGAGACGACGACGATCACGGAGCAGAGCGTCGACGAGGCCGGGCCGGCCGCGATGGATGAGATCGGCGAGCGCGACCGGCTGGTCGCGTCGGCCAGGCGCGGTGATCCGGGCCAGTACGCCGACATCATCCGCGCCGCGGCGGGAATCTCGTCCGCCACGGACCGGCGGCTGGTGCTTGCCGCCGTGCTGGAGCGGCCGGACCTGTCGCGCGACAACCTGGGCGCCATCATCCAGGCCACGCGCACGATGGATTCCGATGCGGAGCGGCGCCTGGTGCTCGCCGCGGCGGTGCGCCATCCGGTGTTCCGCGCGTCGTCCACCGTGCTGCCCGCGTTCGTGGATGCGCTGGGATGGATGCGCGCACCGCTGGAAGCGCGGCTGGTGGCGACCTCCGCGTTCGCGGCCCGCCCGTGGAGCCCGGCGTCGCAGGTGGCGCTGCTGCGGGCCGTGGGGCGGACGGAATCCGACACGGAGCGGCGGATCATGCTCACCGCCGCGGCGCAGCACCAACGGATGGATGAGCAGGCGCGCGCGGCCTACATCGCCGCCGCGGGCGGGATCCGCTCCCAAACCGAGCGCCGGCTGGCGTTGAACGAACTGACCGTGCAGCGCGTTCCCGCCGTGGCCGCCAATCCGCCGCGCTCCACTCCCGCGCCCCGCGCGCCGGAGCCGGTGACGGAAACCCGCAGGAGTGGCGGGCTGGCGCAGTGGGACGGCGAAATGCACCTGGAATTGAGCGGGGACAGCCTTCCGCGCGTCGTCCGCATCACGGCCGAGAAGGTGTTCTTCGGCGCCGAGCGGTGGGACATCCAGCGCATCGGCGCGGGCGGGCGGCTGGTGGTGGAGGAGCGTGTGGACGGGCAGCTGCGCCGTGTGCGCGCCGTGGCCGGAACGGATGGCCGTCCCGCGTTCACCTACACCGTCGATGGGCAGTCGCGGCCGTTCAACCAGGCGAGCCGCGGGTGGATGAACGCGCTGATCCGCGAGTTCACCACCTCCTGA